The genome window TTTTGCAGGGTATGTCCGTTGTTGGAACTGATTGTGATGATACCGGCACGGGTTGCAATGGTAGCAGGAAGACTTGTTATCTTTCTGTTGATAGAGAAAGGACCTTCGCTGGAGTTCTCATCAGTTGGTACAAAGTATGTTCCGCTTACGTTGTAGGTTAAACTGTCTTTTGTAATCGTCAGATTGATAGGAGCATTCAGTCTGTCCAAATGTGCCTGGTCAACATCAACGTTAAGAGGCTGGTTGCGATAGAGAATGACGTCCTTTACTCTGCCTTGTGTTGCATAGTTGACATACAACTTCAAGTCTCTGATAGCATCTTCTGCAATAGAGTGTGAAGTGAGAATCTCCATCTCATTGTCAATACCCGCTGAGTTTGAAATGATACCGAGGTTTGTCATGTTCTGCAAAGACTGTCCACGTCTGTTGTTACTGTTGTCATCCTTAATCAGCAACTTGGCTGTAGACTGGTACATTGGTGTAGCATATCTGAGATAGATTGCTCCTAAACCACCGAAAATAATCAATGACAGAACGAACCAGTACCAGTTAAGTACAATGGTTCGATAAAGCGCAGCAAAGTCAAAGGACAAATTTCCTTCGTGAACTTCCTGCTCCTTTCCTTGTTCTAATTTTGTTGCTTCTTCCATATTTATTACTTTTATTTATTCTGTAACGGATTAATATAAAGCTATCTACCCTCCTCAGCAAGTCGAAATAGATATTTGCCATAGTTGTTCTTTGCCATAGGCTGAGCTATTTCCTGCAATTTGTCAGCAGAAATCCAACCTTTTTTGTAAGCGATTTCTTCCAGACAGGCAACTTTCAGTCCCTGTCGTTTTTCAATACATTCTATAAAAGTGCTTGCCTCTGCAAGACTGTCATGTGTTCCTGTGTCAAGCCATGCAAAACCACGTTGGAGTGTTTGAACCATCAACGTGTCCTCCTTTAAGTAGCACTGATTGACTGTTGTTATTTCCAGTTCTCCACGTGCAGAAGGCTTTATGTTCTTGGCTACTTCTACAACACTGTTAGGGTAGAAGTAAAGTCCCACAACGGCATAGTTGCTTTTGGGGTGTTCTGGTTTTTCCTCTATGCTGAGACATTTGCCGTCCTTGTCAAATTCAGCAACGCCATATCTTTCCGGGTCGTTTACATAATAGCCGAAGACAGTTGCTTTATTATCCTTCTCTGCTGTTTGTACGCTGTTGTGTAGCATACTGCTAAAACCAGCTCCATAGAAGATGTTGTCACCCAAGACCAGGCACACGGAATCGTCTCCAATAAACTTTTCACCAATTATAAAAGCCTGTGCCAACCCGTCAGGTGACGGTTGTTCGGCATATTCAAAGCGTACGCCAAGGCTGCTACCATCTCCTAACAGACGTTTGAAACCTGGTAGGTCAAAAGGAGTAGAGATAATCAGAATTTCTTTTATTCCCGCCAACATCAAGACTGATATTGGATAGTAAATCATGGGTTTGTCATAAATGGGTATAAGCTGTTTACTTATACCTTTGGTGATAGGGTAAAGGCGTGTACCTGAACCTCCTGCAAGAACTATTCCTTTCATAATAGCGTGGTTGTATTTCTGTTATTTAATTTAGTAGTTACTGTTTATTTTATAGTTTTGGTAACTTAGTGATATGTTCAGACTTAAATAATAAAAGCATCTGGAAAGAGATGTTGCAAAGATATAAAATGGCGATTGGTTGAACCTATCGAAAGCCATTGTGTTGTTGACGAGGAAGAAGAATATTCCCTGTTTTGGACTGATGAATCAGATTTGTATTCTATAAATACAAACACAAATACCATCAGGATTATTTTCAAGATGACAAAGTCTTTGAAGATAACCGCTTCTTTCGTTAAATCATTGTTGCTATACTCTCTCATTGGCAATATTGCATGTCTTGCTTGCAAAGGTAAAAAAAATAATTTAATTAAAAGGTGTGAAAATGAGAAATCATCTACTCAATAGATGTTTTTCATGTTTTTTTATTAACTTTGCAATCGAGTAAAAAATAAAAGTTCATCTTAATAACTTAAAAACTTTAAACAAAAGATATGGGATTCTTATCAAAAATCTTTGGAAAGAATGATACTGTACAGTCAAAGACTGGTGGTATGGAGGACTATATGACACTTGTTCGAGTTTACTTTCAGGCAGTTCTTGCAACTCGTTTAGGTATCAATAATTTAGCAATGCTTCCAGACCTTCGTACATACAAGCAGACATTCCGTGTCCCAACACTGAATAACAAGTTGGGACTGGGTGAAAAAGCAAGTGTGCGAAAAACTATGAAAAATATTTATAATGTTGATGACAACTTCTTTGATGAGATAGATGCAAGCATCAAAAAGAATTGTAAGAAGATGCAGGATGTTCAGCCTTATCTTTATCAATTTCAAGGCTTCACACAGGATCTGATGATGCTGGTTGGTAACCTGATGAAGTTCAAATTGCGTGTTCCAGGTTTTTTCAAGAAGGCAATCTATACGATGACGGAGAAGACGGTAAATGATATTTATGACAAGAACAGCTTCAACGACCCTGGGGTAATCAAGGCTGTAATGTCAGTCCGCCAGTATAATCAGCGTCTTGGTTTCAGCCGTAAGTGGACAACTGATTTTATTTATCAGATTGTTACTTTAGCTAAGAAAGAGCCAAAGCCGTCAGAAGAAGCAGGGGCAAAATAATTAGGTATATATTTGCTTAAATAGAAACTTTAATGTAATTTTGTAGCCAAAACGAATAGATTAGCTATGAATGCAAATGAGAAGATTCTGAATACGTTTGCGACGCGTGCACGTCAGATGATTCTTCAGTATGAAACACTGAAGAAAGAGAATGACGAACTGTACTCGCTTGTCGACCAGCGTGATCAGGAAATAAAGCAGCTTCAAGGAGAGTTGTCTCAGGCGCAGGCTGATTATAATTCGTTGAAAATGGCAAGAATGCTTGAAGTTACGGATGGGGATATGGAAACTGCTCAGAAGCGCATTGCTAAACTCATCCGGGACGTAAATAAGTGCATCACGCTTTTAAGTGAGAAATAAAACAGAATATAATGGCAGACGATAAGCTACATATAAGGTTGCACGTTTATGATGCAGAACTTTCTGTAAACGTCCCACGTGAGGACGAGGAGTTTTATCGTTCGGCAGCCAAACTTGTTACAGACACAATTAATACATATTCCACTCGTTTCAAAGGTAAGAAAGGAGATAAGGATATCTTATATATGGCAATGATAGACATAGCATTACGATATAAGAAGGAAGGTGTACGTAATGACACGGCTCCATTCATTGATATTCTCGGCAAGCTCACTTCTGAAATCGAAGATGCGCTGAAGAAATAACGAGAATATTTAATTAAATCATAAAATAGAATCAATGAGTCCAATAGTAACAGTTGCAATAGCTGTGTTATGCCTTGCGGCAGGTTGTGCTGGTGGATTTGCTATTTTCCGTTATATCTTGACAGGAAAGTACAAAGACACAATGGAAAAAGCAGAGAAAGCTGCAGAGGTTATCAAAGAAAAGAAACTTCTGGAGGTAAAGGAGAAATTTCTTAATAAAAAGAGTGAGCTCGAGAAAGAGGTTCAACAGCGTACATTGAAGATACAGCAGGGTGAGAACCGACTGAAGCAACGTGAAGTTGCTCTGAATCAACGTCAGGAAGACATTAACCGTCGTAAGCAGGATGTTGATCAGCAGCAGCAGCGTGTTGATAATGAGAAGAAGTTACTGCAGATTAAGCAGCAGGATCTTGAGAAGATGCAGGAGCAGGAGAGAATGAAACTCGAGGAGCTCTCTGGTCTTAGTTCTGAAGAAGCAAAGAAGAGATTGATTGAGAGTCTGAAGGATCAGGCAAAACTTGATGCAGCTTCTTATATCAATGAAATTGTCGACGAAGCAAAGTTGAATGCCAATCAGCAGGCTAAAAGGATAGTCATCCAGACTATTCAGCGTGTTGCTACCGAGACTGCTATTGAGAACTCTGTAAGTGTTTTCCATATTGACAGCGATGAGGTAAAGGGACGTATCATTGGTCGTGAGGGTCGTAACATTCGTGCCTTGGAGGCAGCAACAGGTGTTGAAATTGTTGTTGATGATACGCCGGAAGCCATTGTTATTTCAGCTTTTGACCCTGTTCGTCGTGAGGTCTGCCGTTTGGCACTTCACCAGTTGGTTGCTGACGGGCGTATTCATCCTGCACGTATTGAGGAGATTGTTGCAAAGGT of Prevotella fusca JCM 17724 contains these proteins:
- the rfbA gene encoding glucose-1-phosphate thymidylyltransferase RfbA, which encodes MKGIVLAGGSGTRLYPITKGISKQLIPIYDKPMIYYPISVLMLAGIKEILIISTPFDLPGFKRLLGDGSSLGVRFEYAEQPSPDGLAQAFIIGEKFIGDDSVCLVLGDNIFYGAGFSSMLHNSVQTAEKDNKATVFGYYVNDPERYGVAEFDKDGKCLSIEEKPEHPKSNYAVVGLYFYPNSVVEVAKNIKPSARGELEITTVNQCYLKEDTLMVQTLQRGFAWLDTGTHDSLAEASTFIECIEKRQGLKVACLEEIAYKKGWISADKLQEIAQPMAKNNYGKYLFRLAEEGR
- a CDS encoding cell division protein ZapA: MADDKLHIRLHVYDAELSVNVPREDEEFYRSAAKLVTDTINTYSTRFKGKKGDKDILYMAMIDIALRYKKEGVRNDTAPFIDILGKLTSEIEDALKK
- the rny gene encoding ribonuclease Y; this translates as MSPIVTVAIAVLCLAAGCAGGFAIFRYILTGKYKDTMEKAEKAAEVIKEKKLLEVKEKFLNKKSELEKEVQQRTLKIQQGENRLKQREVALNQRQEDINRRKQDVDQQQQRVDNEKKLLQIKQQDLEKMQEQERMKLEELSGLSSEEAKKRLIESLKDQAKLDAASYINEIVDEAKLNANQQAKRIVIQTIQRVATETAIENSVSVFHIDSDEVKGRIIGREGRNIRALEAATGVEIVVDDTPEAIVISAFDPVRREVCRLALHQLVADGRIHPARIEEIVAKVKKQLDNEIIETGKRTAIDLGIHGLHPELIRIVGKMKYRSSYGQNLLQHARETANLCAVMASELGLNPKKAKRAGLLHDIGKVPDEETDLPHALYGGKIAEKFKEKPDICNAIAAHHDEIEMTTLLAPIVQVCDAISGARPGARREIVEAYIKRLNDLEAIAMSYPGVTKTYAIQAGRELRVIVGADKMDDAESEKLSSEIAEKIQNEMTYPGQVKITVIREIRSVAYAK